Part of the Pseudarthrobacter sp. NBSH8 genome is shown below.
TCGTCGGGCAGTTGCAGAGCAAAAAAGCGAAATCCGTGGCCAAATATGCCCACGCGCTCCATTCGGTGGATCGGCTGGCCCTGGTGGATGGCCTGGAGCGCGCCATGGCGGTGGAACAGGAGCGGACGGGCCGGGGAGCCCTGGAATGCTTCATCCAAGTCAGCCTCGACGACGACGCCGGCGCCCACCGCGGCGGCGCGGCTGCGGCGGAGGTGCCGCTCCTGGCCGAGCGGTTGGCGGCTGCGGCAGGACTGGAACTGGCGGGTGTTATGGCCGTCGCCCCGTTGGGCACCGGCCCGGCTGCAGCCTTCGAAAAGCTGGCAGCCATCTCGACGCGCTTGGTGGCCGAGCATCCCGGCGCAACGGCCATCTCGGCCGGCATGAGCCAGGACCTGGAAGCGGCCATCCGTTTCGGTGCGACACACCTGCGGATCGGTTCCGATATTCTCGGATCGCGTCCTGACGTGGGGTAGCGTCGAACCCATAGGAAGTGAGTGGCGGGGGATTCAAGGCTGTCAAGTCATTGGGCGGCCCGCCTACGGACACGATTAGGAGTCGACCATGGCCGGCGCTCTGCGCAAGACAATGATCTATCTTGGGCTCGCCGATGGCGATGAACACTACGAGTCCGAGCACACCACAACACGTAAGGACGAGGACGATTCGATGGAAGTTGACCG
Proteins encoded:
- a CDS encoding YggS family pyridoxal phosphate-dependent enzyme; protein product: MNEDVVEDNPARMADLAERLAAVQRRIEAAVQDSGRAGERPTLIVVTKFHPAADIRRLAALGVRDVGENRDQEASSKAAELAGLGLNWHFVGQLQSKKAKSVAKYAHALHSVDRLALVDGLERAMAVEQERTGRGALECFIQVSLDDDAGAHRGGAAAAEVPLLAERLAAAAGLELAGVMAVAPLGTGPAAAFEKLAAISTRLVAEHPGATAISAGMSQDLEAAIRFGATHLRIGSDILGSRPDVG